The genomic stretch ACCGGGGCGGGCTGGCGGCCCGGCACCAGATGACGCGTCGCCTGCGGCTGGATACGGCGATCCAGGTGTTCCGTGTCACAGACCCCAGCTCGCTGCCGCGTGACGGCCTGGCGCGCTCCACACAGCCCACGTTCTTCACGCAGGCGACGCTGGGCGTGACGAACCGCGTGGCGGAGCGGCTGGACGTGCGCGCGGGCTACCGCTTCGAGGCGGTGCGCATCATCGACGTGGGGCAGCGCGCGGGGTACGCGCACACGCCCTCCATCGAAGGCTGGTACCGCGCCACGCGCCGGCTCAGCCTGGGCCTGGAGTACCGGTACCAGGGCTTCCTCTATGAGGGGACGCTGACCCAGTCGCACGGCGCGGCGCTGGGGTTGCGGTATCGGCTGACGCGGCCTACCACCTTCACCGTCCGGGCGGGCCCCGTGCGGTACCTGGCGCCGGTGGGCCAGCAGGGTGGTTGGGTTCCGCGAGTGAACGTGGAGCTGCAGCGCGAAGGGGAGATGTTCGACGTGGGCGTGTCGACGGGACACGACCTGGTGGGCGCGAACGGCTTCACCAACGCGCTGTGGGCGGACTACGCGTCGGTGATGTTGGCGCGCCGGTTCACCCAGAAGTTCTCACTTTTTGGCGCGGCCAGCTTCTTCCGCAACGGGCAGGCCCCGTCGCTGGATTGGGCCGTGTTCAGAGGAGCGCCGCGGGTGTCGCAGGGCTACGCGGTGAGTGGTGGTGTGGAGTACCGCATTGACCGGCGCCTGTCGGCGCAGGGTGCGGTGGATCGGATCGCTCAGGTCGGGCTGGCGGATTCGGCGAGCGCGGTGGACCTGACGCGCAATGTGTTCGCCGTCCGTTTGGTGGTGACGCCTTGGTAGCTACAGCGCGTGGGATGGAGGAGGAGCGGAACATGGAGCGAGGGATGACGGCAGACCAGCTTCTGGGTGCCCTGTGGCGGCGCAAGGCCCTGGTCGGTGCCATCGCAGCAGCGGTCTTCTTGGTGGGCGCAGCCATCGTGATGACCCGGCCGAGCATGTACGAGGCTTCAGTGGTGGTCCGCGTGGAGCCGCAGCGGCCGGGTGAGGAGATGGTGCAGCGCACGGTGAGCGAAATCATCGAGCAGCGGCTGCTCACCGTTCGACAGGAGCTGCTGGCGCGTCCGGTGCTCCAGAAGGCCATCGAGGAGATGAACCTCTATCCGGACATCGTTTCGGAGAAGGGCATGGAGTCCGCGGTCACGCAGATGCGCAAGGACCTCACGGTGCGCGTGGAGGGTGAGACGGCCTTCGAGCTCACCTACGCCAACCGCGACCCGCAAGTGGCGTCGCAGGTCGCCAACCGCCTGCCGACCATCTTCTCCGATGAGACGCTGAAGATTCGTCAGGCGCAGGCGGCTCGCGCCACCGACCTCTTCAACGAGGAGATGGTGCAGCTGGGCAAGGCGGTCAGCGCCTGGGAGGGCAAGATCTCCCAGTTCAAGGTGGACCACCTGGGCGAGTTGCCCGAGCAGATGGAGATGAACATGCGCGGCCTGGAGCGCGTGTCGCACCAGCTCCAGACGAAGTCCGAGGAGCTGCGTGTCGCTGAGGGCCGCCGCTCCGACCTGGCCCGGGCTCGCAACGCCGTGGACAGCGAGGCCGGCAGGCTCGAGGCCGCGGAGAACGGGCTCACCCGCTCCCTGGTCAACGCGCGCACCACCTGGACGGAGGACCACCCGGAGGTGAAGCGCCTGCAGACGGAGCTGGACGGCATGTCGACTCGCCGCAAGGAGGCCGAAGGGCGGCTGTGGGCCGAGCGCGCCGAGCGCACCCGCGTGGCCACGCTGATTGGCAACATCCAGCAGGAGATTCAGGACCTCCAGAAGCAGGCCGAGGCGTACCAGGGCCGGCTGAACAACACCCCGCGCTGGGCGCACGAGCTGGCGGTGATGAACCGCGACTACGAAATCGCGCGCACCAAGTACCAGAGCGTGGTGAGCCGCAAGGTGGAGGCGGAGATTGCGCAGGAGCTGGAGGCCAAGAGCGCCAAGAGCCTGTTCAACGTCATCTCCCCGGCGGGCGTGCCGGCGGCCCCGGCCCGGCCGGATCGCATGGCGGGCATGCTCATCGTCTTCCTCCTGGCCTTGGGCCTGGGTGTGCTGACGGGGGCGGTGCTGGAGATGCGTGACGACAGCCTGCGCGATGGCACCGAGGTTCGCCAGCGCCTGACGCTGCCAGTGCTCGCGGTGGTCCCGGAAATGCAGGGCAAGACGGAGCGGCGGATTCTGATGCCGGCTTCGGGGGCTCGAAACAGCGTGTCTAACCCCACGTCGTTGAACTGAGTCTCGCCGGAAAAGGACGGAGGACGGACATGGATCAGACGATGGAGCGGGCGGGCAACTTCCTCCCCCGAGTGGACGACAACCCGACGGGCGGCAACGCGGTGGACCGCCGGGTGGTGACGCTGACGGCGCCGGCATCGGCCGCGGCGGAGCAATACCGTAGTCTTTACTACAGGCTCGAGCGGATGCGGGACCTGCGGCCGATGAAGGTCGTCGCGCTCACCTCGGCGATGCCGGGGGAAGGCAAGACGGTGACGAGCGTCAACCTGGCGCTCGCCGCGGCCCGGGCGAACCCGGAGCGCCGCATCCTGCTGGTGGATGCGGACCTGCGCCGGGGCGGCGTGGCGGCCACGCTGGGCATGCGCAACAAGACGGGCCTGGCGGAGCTGCTGGCGGGGGACTGTGAGGTGCGGGACGTGGTGCGGCGGTTCAACTCCACGCGCCTGGCCCTCATCCCCGCGGGCGTCACGCCCGAGGACACCGCGCAGGTGCTGGCGAGCGGCCGGATGAAGCAGTTCCTCAAGGCGGTGCGTGAGGGCTTCGACGAGGTCTACATCGACCTGCCGCCCACGCTGCCCTTCGCGGACGCGGCCATCCTGGGCCACCAGGCGGACGGCGTGCTGATGGTCATCCGCGCCAACGTGACGTCGGGCAAGGCGGTGCACCAGGCGGTGGAGAGCCTGGGCGGCGCGCCCATCGTCGGGTGCGTGCTGAATGGCGCGGAGGTCCACTCGGCGCCGTACCTGAAGAACTACGAGAAGAAGTAGCGGCGGGTGGCTTTGGTTTCGGTTCCCGCCTCCTGGTGACAGGGGGCGGGGCCGGAGGTGGAAGAGGGTCGGGCGGGTAGGTTGGAGGGGCACGTGCTCCGCGTTTTTCACCACTATTTCTCTGCAAAGAAACTGACGTTCTTCCTCGCCGAGAGTTCGGCAATCGCGTTGGCCTGCGTGATGGGCGCGGCGGCCTGCGCGGCACTCTTCGCGCCTGATGG from Myxococcus xanthus encodes the following:
- a CDS encoding CpsD/CapB family tyrosine-protein kinase encodes the protein MDQTMERAGNFLPRVDDNPTGGNAVDRRVVTLTAPASAAAEQYRSLYYRLERMRDLRPMKVVALTSAMPGEGKTVTSVNLALAAARANPERRILLVDADLRRGGVAATLGMRNKTGLAELLAGDCEVRDVVRRFNSTRLALIPAGVTPEDTAQVLASGRMKQFLKAVREGFDEVYIDLPPTLPFADAAILGHQADGVLMVIRANVTSGKAVHQAVESLGGAPIVGCVLNGAEVHSAPYLKNYEKK
- a CDS encoding GumC family protein, whose product is MEEERNMERGMTADQLLGALWRRKALVGAIAAAVFLVGAAIVMTRPSMYEASVVVRVEPQRPGEEMVQRTVSEIIEQRLLTVRQELLARPVLQKAIEEMNLYPDIVSEKGMESAVTQMRKDLTVRVEGETAFELTYANRDPQVASQVANRLPTIFSDETLKIRQAQAARATDLFNEEMVQLGKAVSAWEGKISQFKVDHLGELPEQMEMNMRGLERVSHQLQTKSEELRVAEGRRSDLARARNAVDSEAGRLEAAENGLTRSLVNARTTWTEDHPEVKRLQTELDGMSTRRKEAEGRLWAERAERTRVATLIGNIQQEIQDLQKQAEAYQGRLNNTPRWAHELAVMNRDYEIARTKYQSVVSRKVEAEIAQELEAKSAKSLFNVISPAGVPAAPARPDRMAGMLIVFLLALGLGVLTGAVLEMRDDSLRDGTEVRQRLTLPVLAVVPEMQGKTERRILMPASGARNSVSNPTSLN